The Sander lucioperca isolate FBNREF2018 chromosome 15, SLUC_FBN_1.2, whole genome shotgun sequence genome window below encodes:
- the LOC116055049 gene encoding otoraplin gives MNCPLVILLCVGLLHQTARAVHMEKLADNKICGDADCSYVLSMATALDDFIAPDCRFINIKMGQMVYVYSKLVPEEGAGVFWSGSVYSERYVDQMGIIGYFPATMVNETKKFTEDIVKIPTSNMDFYCD, from the exons ATGAACTGTCCATTGGTAATTCTGCTCTGTGTGGGACTTCTGCACCAGACTGCGAGGGCCGTCCATATGGAAAAACTAGCAGACAACAAGATTTGTGGAGATGCAGATTGCTCAT ATGTTCTCTCCATGGCCACAGCCTTGGATGACTTCATAGCTCCTGACTGCAGATTCATCAACATCAAGATGGGTCAGATGGTCTATGTGTATTCTAAACTCGTACCAGAGGAGGGCGCTGGAGTATTCTGGTCTGGAAGT GTTTACAGTGAGCGGTATGTGGACCAGATGGGCATCATTGGATACTTCCCTGCAACTATGGTGAATGAGACAAAGAAGTTTACAGAAGACATAGTTAAGATTCCCACATCT AACATGGACTTCTACTGTGATTAA
- the gtpbp2a gene encoding GTP-binding protein 2 — protein MDARVSELFGSGNGHCSGSQGVASNVNPGNGYGVAPKKACVKNNKKPKTRFARNFKPSNNTPYLPPEAEEGNIEYKLKLVNPTQYRFEHLATQMKWRLQEGRGEAVYQIGVEDNGMLVGLSEEDMRTSLKTLHMLAEKVGADIAVLREREVDYDSDVPRKIAEVLIRKVPDDQQFLDLRVAVLGNVDSGKSTMLGVLTQGELDNGRGRARLNLFRHLHEIQTGRTSSISFEILGFNSKGEVVNYSESRTAEEICESASKMITFIDLAGHHKYLKTTIFGLTSYCPDFAMLVVSANTGIAGTTREHLGLAMALKVPIFIVISKVDLCTRATVERTVRQLERVLKQPGCNKVPMVVSNTDDAVTAAQQFAQSPNITPIFTVSSVSGESLDLLKVFFNTIPPLSNSKEQEELMQQLTEFQVDEIYTVPEVGTVVGGTLYSGICREGDHLVVGPTDSGQFHKLTIGSIQRNRSACRVLKAGQAATLALGNFDRSLLRKGMVMVSPEMDPTICWMFEAEIVLLFHAKTFHKGFQVTVHIGNVRQTATVEAVYGKEELRTGEKAVVLFKFIKHPEYLKVGAKVLFREGVTKGIGHVTKLQPIAQYRPSQSEDDEA, from the exons ATGGATGCGCGGGTATCGGAGTTATTTGGCTCAGGAAATGGACACTGCTCTGGATCTCAAGGTGTTGCGTCCAATGTCAATCCGGGAAATGGCTACGGGGTAGCCCCCAAAAAGGCTTGTGTAAAGAACAACAAGAAACCCAAGACTCGATTCGCTCGAAACTTCAAACCAAGCAATAACACCCCATATCTACCTCCAGAG GCTGAAGAGGGAAATATAGAGTACAAG CTAAAGCTGGTGAACCCCACGCAATACCGCTTTGAGCACCTGGCTACACAAATGAAATGGCGACTGCAGGAGGGCAGAGGTGAAGCTGTTTATCAAATAGGTGTTGAGGATAATGGCATGCTGGTGGGACTATCAGAGGAAGATATGAGGACATCACTAAAGACGCTGCACATGCTGGCAGAGAA AGTTGGAGCCGACATTGCTGTTctcagagaaagagaggtggACTACGACTCTGATGTGCCTCGTAAGATTGCTGAAGTTCTCATTCGCAAGGTGCCAGATGACCAGCAG TTCTTGGACCTGCGAGTAGCTGTACTGGGTAACGTGGACTCGGGCAAGTCCACTATGTTGGGTGTTTTGACACAGGGTGAGTTGGACAATGGACGGGGAAGAGCGAGGCTCAACCTCTTCAGACATCTACATGAGATCCAGACTGGACGCACTTCAAGCATCAGCTTTGAGATCCTTGGCTTCAATAGTAAGGGAGAG GTTGTGAATTACAGCGAGTCTCGGACAGCAGAGGAAATTTGTGAGAGTGCCTCTAAAATGATCACATTCATTGATCTGGCGGGTCACCACAAGTACCTGAAGACCACCATCTTTGGCCTCACCAGCTACTGTCCGGATTTCGCTATGCTGGTCGTCAGCGCAAATACCGGCATTG CTGGAACGACACGGGAGCATCTTGGACTTGCCATGGCCCTGAAGGTGCCCATCTTCATCGTCATCAGTAAGGTCGACCTCTGTACGCGGGCCACAGTGGAGCGCACTGTGCGGCAGCTGGAGCGTGTCCTGAAGCAGCCGGGCTGTAACAAGGTGCCCATGGTTGTAAGCAATACAGACGATGCTGTCACAGCAGCACAGCAGTTTGCCCAATCACCCAA CATCACACCCATCTTCACCGTGTCCAGTGTGTCTGGAGAGAGTCTGGACTTGCTCAAGGTCTTCTTCAACACCATCCCTCCTCTCAGCAACAGCAAGGAGCAGGAGGAGCTTATGCAACAGCTAACTGAGTTTCAG GTGGATGAGATCTACACAGTGCCAGAGGTGGGGACTGTGGTGGGAGGTACTCTGTACAG TGGTATTTGCCGTGAGGGAGATCATCTTGTAGTAGGGCCCACAGACTCAGGCCAATTCCACAAGTTGACCATCGGGAGCATCCAAAGAAACCGCTCAGCATGCAGGGTACTCAAGGCCGGTCAGGCTGCCACCCTCGCCCTGGGCAACTTCGACCGCTCACTACTACGCAAG GGCATGGTGATGGTGAGTCCGGAGATGGATCCTACCATCTGCTGGATGTTTGAGGCTGAGATTGTGCTGCTCTTCCATGCCAAGACCTTTCACAAGGGCTTCCAGGTTACTGTGCACATTGGCAATGTGAGACAGACCGCCACTGTGGAAGCTGTATATGGCAAG GAGGAGCTGAGGACAGGGGAGAAAGCAGTGGTTCTCTTCAAGTTCATCAAGCACCCAGAATACCTAAAGGTGGGAGCTAAAGTTCTCTTCAGAGAGGGCGTGACTAAAGGGATCGGTCACGTCACCAAATTGCAGCCCATCGCCCAGTACCGGCCATCCCAAAGTGAGGATGACGAAGCCTGA